CAGATTCCAGCAAAGTCGATATCAACCGTATCAGCTTACTTTTGTCTGCAAATGATGAGACGTTAAATTACGCGATCCTTCCTCAAGGAGAACGGTGGTTTCTTTGGCAGCGATACAGCGATGAGCCAAGTTCTGAACAGTTCACAAGTTGTCTTGAGCCTCATATCACCTTAGCAAAATATATCTCTTCGGGACTCTGTAAGCAGTCTATTCAAGATAAAGATAGTTTGCTTGAAATCATCAATTTAGCTTGAAGGGAGTAATTATATGAAGTGGTTTGTTTTATTGCTGTTCTCTTGCTCGCTATCCTTTACTAGCTCCGCCGCTATGATTCCTTGGCAAGGCAGCGACTTTTTCATGATAACTAAAGGTATGAAGCTTTCTTCATTGCTTGAAGCTTTTGGGTCCAATTATGGTATTCCGATGGTGGTTGACCCATCTGTGGATGATATTTATTCCGGAAGAATAGAAAGCAAAACACCCGACCAAATTCTCAACTACCTTTCTCGTTCGTTCAACTTGGCCTACTACTATGACGGAAGCTCACTCTATGTTTACAAGCTCAGCCAAATAGAGCAAAAAATCGTGAGTCCTCAATTCATGCAAGCTAGCCAAATATCGACCTATTTGAGAAAGATGGGCATCAAGCCATCACGGTACTGCTCATTTAAGAAAATTCCCCAAATGAATGCGTTAGAAGTATCGGGAGTACCAGTATGTGTTGAAAGGGTCACGCAGCTCGCCACAAACTTAGACGACAAGGTTTTACAGCAAGCGCAAAACAAAGAAACGATTCGAGTCTTTCCGCTGCGTTATGCCTCGGCTTCGGATAATGTCTACAAATATCGGGATCAACAAGTCACTGTTCCGGGCGTGGTCACAGTGTTGCAGAAAATGGCGCAAGGGCACGCACTACCTATCAATGAAGGTAAAGCCAAACCTACACGCTCAAATGTTGCCCTGCCAATCTTCTCCGCAGATCCAAGGCAGAACGCTGTGGTTGTACGCGGGCGTCAAGCCAACATGTCTCTGTATCACGACTTAATTGTGCAGCTTGATAAGAAGCAAACTCAAATTCAAGTATCGGTAGAAATCATTGATGTCGACGCGGGAGATCTCAATAGTTTAGGTATTGATTGGTCGGCATCTGCCAAAATTGGTAGCGGGCAGGTCAGCTTCAACACAGCTGATAGCACGGCAGGAGGAAGCTTTTCGACGGTAGTGAATGACACCAATAGCTTTTTGATTAAGTTGAGCGCGCTTGAGCAGCACTCAAAGGCCAAAGTGTTGTCGAGACCGTCTGTTGTTACATTAAATAATGTCCAAGCAATCTTAGATAGAAACATTACCTTTTACACTAAGGTCTCGGGTGAAAACGTCGCTAATCTTGAATCGGTTACAACGGGCTCATTGCTGAGAGTGACACCAAGGCTGGTGAGCGACAATCAAGGTAAAAAGATCTTGTTAACGCTAAACATTCAAGATGGACGTCAAGTACCACAAAAAACCAGTAATTTGCCTCAAGTACAAAACTCAGAAATAGCGACTCAAGCGACTCTCAAGCCCGGTCAAAGTTTATTACTAGGTGGTTTTGTCCAAGATGAAGACACGGAAGTAAACCGAAAAATACCATTGCTTGGGGATATCCCTTTTCTGAGCTATGCTGGTTTCTGGTGTATGGAAGAGAAAAGAAGTTGCGGTGTAATCTGTTGATGTAGTTCTCACCAGAACGATTAACAGAAAGGTACACCGCATGACTGATAATACTGTTGTTTCACTGAATACACCACAAGACCCGCTCACTGAATTGATACGCCAAGGTGCAAGAGACTTAATTTCACAAGCTGTTGAAGCGGAGCTTCAGCAGCTGCTTACTCAATATCAGAATACGATGGTTGACGGCAAACAAGCCATAGTTCGCAATGGTTTCTTACCTGAGAGAACCTTACAAACAGGTGTCGGCGATGTGGAAGTGCAAATTCCTAAGGTACGAGATCGCTCAGGGAATGGTGTTAAATTTAATAGCAGCTTGATACCACCGTATCTCAAGCGAACTAAAAACATAGCAACACTGCTCCCACTGCTCTATCTCAAGGGGATATCGACGGGCGATATGCTACCCGCTCTTGAGTCGCTGCTCGGTAAGGATGCAAAAGGACTCTCAGCCAACAGTATCTGTCGCCTCAAGGAGCAATGGCATGAAGAATACGAGCAGTGGCGCAAACGAGACCTCGGTAAGCGTCGCTATGTCTACGTCTGGGCTGACGGTATTTACTGTCACGTCAGAATGGACGACAAGCTCTGTTTGCTCGTCATTATTGGCGTCGATGACACTGGGCGCAAAGAAGTCCTTGGCGTTCTGGATGGTCATCGAGAGTCAGAAGCAAGTTGGACGGAACTCATTGAGCAGTTACGAGCACAGGGATTACAGTTAGCACCAAAGCTAGCCATCGGAGATGGCGCACTTGGTTTCTGGAAAGCGGTTGCTAAGTGCTGGCCTCAAACGGGTCAGCAGCGTTGCTGGGTACATAAGACAGCGAATGTGCTTAACAAGGTGCCCAAAAGTGTTCAGCCTAGGATGAAGGAAGCACTGCAAGATATCTGGATGGCAGAGACCAGGAATGAGGCTTATCATGCCTTCTCAACCTTCCAGAAGCGCTTCGAAGCCAAGTACCCAAAAGCAACGGACTGCTTGGTGAAAGACAAAGCTGAAATGTTAGCGTTCTACGATTACCCAGCAGAGCACTGGGTTCATATCAGGACGACGAACCCGATAGAATCAATGTTCGCCACAGTACGCTTGCGCACGAACAAGACGAAGAACTGTGGAAACAGAAAGACTACGTTGATGATGGCTTACAAGTTAATGCGCAGTGCAGAGACGAAGTGGCGTCGTCTACGAGGTTTTAAACTCCTGGCTGATGTTGTGAAAGATGTTCGCTTCATCGATGGGGTGAAAGAAATGGAGACTCATCAACAGGCTACTGCATGATCTCCATACACCACATTTGACAATAGCTCCCCTTTTCTTGGCGCACTCTTTAGAAGTAAGGACCACACGAAAAACAGTGTCATACGCTTATTTCTAATTAAAGCATCACCCATTTCATTAGGGTAAGGTGGTCAAGTGTTTTCAAAGTGGAAGCTTTTAGTTTTAAGCGGCAGCCTTAAAGGCCGCGAGCTCAGACTGCCGGAAGGTGAGTTTACAATAGGTTCAAAAGACTCGGATTTATCCGTGCTTTTGCAAAACGATGTTCAGTCGACCCTGCTTGTCAGCTCTGAAGAAGTGCTCATTAAAGAAGACTCAACTCCACTTTGGTATCAAGGCGAGAAGCAAGTGAACCCTTCGCCGATACCGCCTTCGACCGTTATTGACTTAGCGGGTTTTTGCTTTGTTCTTGGTGTCGAAGAGCAAAGCCTATCATTGGAAGATATTCCTAAAAGGCAGAAGCAAGCTCGTAAGCGAGAGGCCCGAAACTGGCTGGCGATTACTTTGTTTACTTTGACTTTGCTCTTTGCAAGCTTACTCGTTTATTTGGGTTGGCTGGCCTATAAAGCGCCGAAAGTGCCGCCTTTTGATCCTAAAGCTTGGCTACAGAGCCAAACGAATTTAGCAGAGTATCGAGACTTACACTTGTCTTGGTCTGATAGTGGAATTGTGACAGTTGGCGGTTACTGCACCGACTCTAAAAGTTATCAATCTTTGCTGGGGAAATTGACCAGTTTCGGTATGCATTATAGCAACGAGGCGATATGCCAAGACGACATTATTCACAACGTTTACTTTGTCCTTCAACAAAATGGCTACTCCCATGTGGTTGTTCACTCTGGGAAAGAACCCGGTACTATCATCATTGCGGGAGATATTTATGCAGACAAGCTTTGGGAGAAGGTGAGCCGGGTGATCGCTCAAGTTAAAGGTCTGAAATCTTGGGAGGTCAAAAGTGAGAAAGACAAAGGCATGGGTGGTCTTTTAGACGCACTTAAAGCGAACCACTTACTTGATGAATTGAGTCTTTCGAGACATGGTCAGACAACAACCATTACTGGGCACCTTTCTGCGGAAAAAGAAAAACAGCTGAAGCAGATACTTGCGAACATCTCTCAACAGGATTCATCAAATCGAGTCATTTATCAAAATATCCCGGTAAGCCAATCCATGTTGAGCCTATTCCCAGCTTCCATTCGAAGTTTTGGTGGCAATGCGAAGAAACCTTATCTCATATTGGCAAATGGTATGCGCATTGAGATTGGTACTCAGCTACCGAATGGCTATCAAGTAACGAACTTGGACCCATCAGGTGTTGAGCTTGTAAAAGATGGGCAGATTCTGCATATCCCTTTGAATATATAGAGGTTAACTATGGCAACTATTACTGAGCTAGAAGACCGCTTAAAGGCTGATAATCACGGACAATATAAACATGAGCTCGAAGCTTTGTTAGAGCTGCATATATTGGCGTTATCGACTCGTCTCAAACAAGGCTGTGAGCCTGACATTTATCAACGAAGTCAAGTTCAGCTCGACGCATGTTTGGCATCAAAGCGTGTTATATCAACACTTTGGCAACGCTACCACAAAGCGTCGGAGCAACTATTTACAGCTAAGTCGTAGCAAGAATTTGGATCTCAGGTGTAGACCGTATAGAGGTTAGCACATGGAAAAGTCAAGATGGTCAGCATGAGAAGGAAGCAGCAATTTCGATAGCGGAGTTATCTAATGAAAACGATTCAGTTTATTTTTTGTAAAGGCCCTATTCAAGTCGTTGTAAGAGATAAGCCACACTCTTTTCCTCAAAATAGTTTGGTTGTAACCGATGACTCAGCTGTTATATCTAGTGCCAGTCGAGACAATTGGTCGAGCTATGTTTTTTACGTCGGTGATTTTCAACAGGTTTATCGAGCTTTGTTTGATTTACTGGAGCCGAGTACGTTTTTCCTACCCAATGTGAGTGAAGCAAGAGATCTTCCAATTGATAGCGAATTTATCAAGGTGTCACAGGATTTAGGAAATGCCAGTCGTAAGACGCTGTTGCAGTTTGTATATTCATACTGCTTAGGCATGGATAGGCAATACTTTTCTCAGCTGTTGCACAGCTTAGTTGATGCGAACAAAGAGTTTTTTGACTACTTAGAAAGCAACTTCCTTAACCCTTGGTCGGTGTCCAAATATGCTGAAGAGCTTGGTATCACGGTAAGAAAACTGAATATTCTTTTTTACGAGAAGTTTGGCATATCAGCTAAGCATTGGCTGATAGAAAGGCGTCTCGAACATGGCCGCGAGATGCTGCTGGCAACAAAAACTAAAGTATCTGATATCGCCATGGACTGTGGCTTTAGTAATCACGCTCACTTTTCGGACTGCTTCAAGAAGAAATACGGCTATTCTCCGACGCATATCCGAGAGACCACACAAGCTTTTTGAATTTGCGCTAGACGCTAAGGGGATAAGATGGATTTACAACAACTCACCAATCAACTTGCAACACTTTCGGGTCAAGCATCTCAGCAAATTCAAAGCAAGATGACAGCGGGAGATTTGCAAGACCCAGACAAGTTGCTTCAAGCGCAGTTTAGTGTTCAGCAGTATTCCACTTTCGTCAATTATGAAAGTGCAATTATTAAAACCATAAAAGATATGTTGAGTGGAATTATTCAGAAGATATGAGTGAGTTGAGCAGCGATCTTACCAAATTACTAGTGGAATCAGCGTTTGCAGCGGTCAATAACAACTTGTTGAAAGAGGCTGCAGCACTGAATGAAGCAATTCAAACGCTAGAGCTTAACAGCTCGTTAAAGCAAGTTTGCCAAGCCATTATCTACTTAGGGATGGGGCAAGACAGCCAAGCTCTTTTAGCGGCGAAAAACTCAGACATGGTAGAAGCTAGAGCCGTTGAGTCTTTAGTCGGTCAATCCATGGATTTGGATACTTCAACTTACGACGAGAATGAGCCTGCGGTCCAACTTATGAAGTTGTTATCGGAATCAGAAAGGAGCTGAGTATGGACGTGAATACTGTGCAAAAATTGGCACTCTCGACAGAGAAGGTAAGCCAAGATATGGCGGAGCCGCATCCAGATCAAGTGGCTATGTTTAACCAGATGATGAACCCCGCAACTACTCCTTCTGCGGGAGAAACCATCGTTTCAAGCATCCAGCAGCAGGGCGTGCAGATCGAGTCGGCGATGCAGCACTTGAAGGTAGAGTCCATGCATCAGCTGACGCCGGAAAGAATGTTGACTACCCAACTTAATATTGTGCAGTCAGTAGTGATGGTTGAGCTTGTGGCCAAAACGGCGGGCTCGGCTGCCCAGTCGATAAATAAACTTACGAGTATGCAATGAAGTCAGTACGTGTTAGGTGGAGTCTACTATTGGTTGTCTTGTTGTTGGTGGGTTGCAAAGAGAACCTTTACAACAACTTGCCTGAAGAAGAAGCGAACCAAATGCTTGCGCTTTTGATGCTCAATCACATTCACGCAACCAAGCAAGTAGACAAAAATGGTGAAGTGACTCTTGAGGTCGACAAACAGCAGTTTATCAATGCGGTTGAGATACTGAGGCAACATGGCTTTCCGAGACGTAAGCGTGTCAATATCAATGATGTTTTTCCGTCTGGGCAGTTAGTGACTTCTCCAGAGCAAGAGAAAGCAAAAATGAACTATCTAAAAGAGCAGCAGTTGGAGCAAATGCTTTCAGATATGGATGGTGTCATTGAAAGCAGTGTGTCGATTGCCGCGGACAAGGCGGATGATACAGGTAAGCAAGAAACTGCACCATCGGCGGCAGTTCTGATTAAGTACTCTCCCGAAATCAATATCAGTGTCTATCGAGACCAAATAAAAAGTCTCATCCATGACAGTATTCCAGGTATTAGCTATGACAATATCAGCATAATGATGACGCCTGCGGCATTTCGCTATCGTCCTAAAGAACCAGTCCAATCAAAACCAAGTTTCGCATTTGGCATGAACATGGATCAGGTAATCTTGTACACAGGGGTTGGTGGCGCCGTATTTGCTCTGGCTGGAATCTGCTCCTTATTATTTGGTCGCAGGTCTCGATAGTATGTTGATAGATAAAGCTATATTTAATTTCTACCAGCTCGCCTATAGCCCCGGACTCACTATGTCACCTCAGTGGTGGGAAGTACTTAACCTAGCGTCGTGGAAGGAAGTCTACTCTCGCAGCCCTGAGTGCCGTCAATCAGTGGATACACTTATCCAGAGCCGAAGAGGGTTTGCAATACCTTCTCTCACCGTACCTGAGGCCGAATGGCAGTTGTATGTTTGCCGAGAGATAGAACGTTTACCCAAACTCCTCGCTGCTTTGGGGCTCATTCGTCTCGCTCGTTTAGATTACTTACTTTTGCGTCAGTATCGCGAATCACTTCTTATCTATTTTGAGCCACACGAACTGACACAACTAGAAGCAATTTATCCGGACGTACAATTTATTGATGAACAAATAAAGGTAGATGTTGAACCACTTTCAGTATCTTCACTACCCAGTTTAGCTTTGTATTTAGGTTGGGATGGGCTTCAGCAAAGCAACATATTTTGGCAAGTCTTGGCAATCCTATTCCCACCTAACTTTATGTCGACGGGAGTTGGAGAAGAAGCGCGAGCGTTGATGCAGCAGTGGTTTGTACGCTTTCGGAGGTTATTGTGAATCCATTTAATATTCCGGTGCGTCAGTTTCAGGTGCCGACACATGAAAAGCAGCTTGTGCGCAGAGAAGATCTCGAGAAAATGGAAAGGGCACAAGATATCTTAGAGCAAGCGAGATCGAGAGCCAACGCATTGGTGGAGCAAGCCCAGCAAGAACTAGAACAAGCGCGGTGCGAAATTAGCGAGATGCATCAACGCGCTGCTCAGGAAGCCAAGCAAAGCGCGACTTTGCTGGCAGAGCAAGCAAAAGAACAGGCGATATCAAAGACGGTCGATTGGATTGTTGATGAAGTTTCAATAGAGCAAGTCATCGCTAAGCAAATGTCTGAGCGAATACGTTCGCTAGTTACTGTGGCAATCCGCGAGTATTCGGCAACACAAGATGTCAGTGAAATATTGGTTCGTAGGCTAACCAAGCCCATAGATGAACAGTTAGCAAAAGGTAACGTGACACTGAAGGTTCACCCGAATGCTATGCATTCAATACGCGGAACCTTGGGAGAAAATGACGGCTTGACGGTGGTTGCGGACGACGGGCTATCCGACAAGCAAGCACGGTTAGAAACCGCACTGGTTCGCGTGGATATTGACCTCGACCAGCATTTGCAACTGATACTCGATAAGTTGCTTTGTGAGCCGGAAGCGTTGGCGGTGGGCGAGCAGTAATATAGGGCAGCAGAAATAATGGACAACTTGCTAAAAACAAACAGTTTCTCAAACAGTGCCACTTTTTTTTCTCCTTCCGAAAGCAGCGACGTACAAGGTGCAAAGCAGCATTTCCCTGGAACATCCATTCAAGAGTCAGTACAGGCGGCCTTGGCTGATATAAAGCAAGGAGCGCTCGAAGAAGCAATGGAAGAAGCAAGCTTAGCTTTAGGCGGTAAGCTTCGGGATTTAAAGTTGGGTAAAGATAAATCACGCTCAGAGATTGATAGAAACAAAGAAATGCTGGATAAGTTGATCAAGCAAATCACGCAGATCGATCCTGCGCAGCTGGCCCAGCTTGCTGCTAAGTACCCCGGCGCCTCAGATGCTGCAGATCCTTTAATGTTTCTTCGCCAAGCTGGTGCTTCAAACGCAGAAATTGCGCTGATTCTTGGTTTTCTTCTTGCTAGTGGTGGATTGAGCGCTAAGCAGAGAAAGCGACTAGAAAAAGCCATGCAGGATATTCTTGAAGAGTCAGATGCATTGGGTATAGATTTGTTCACATTCTTAGAGTTTGGCCCTGCAACTTCTCAAGTAACGACACAGCTAAAACGGATATACCAGAAAGCTTGTGATGATGATCTTGAGTTAAAAGAGCTCTTCAATAAGCTCAAAGGTCTGCCGGATCGAAATCGAAAGTTGAAAGCATTAATTCGAGGGTTAGCGTTCGAACTTTCTTCTCAAGGAGAGGTTGCACAGGGTAGTAAAATGGCGTCTGTGATCAAGGACTTGCGCAAACTGTTACTTTTTTTTGGTTTAGATCGTCAGTGCGATCAAATCGCTCTAATGATTTCCAACCAGGGTACACCACTGTCAGGCCCACAGGTTCTCGAAGAGCTGATTCTGAT
This genomic stretch from Vibrio marisflavi CECT 7928 harbors:
- a CDS encoding type III secretion system domain-containing protein, with translation MLIDKAIFNFYQLAYSPGLTMSPQWWEVLNLASWKEVYSRSPECRQSVDTLIQSRRGFAIPSLTVPEAEWQLYVCREIERLPKLLAALGLIRLARLDYLLLRQYRESLLIYFEPHELTQLEAIYPDVQFIDEQIKVDVEPLSVSSLPSLALYLGWDGLQQSNIFWQVLAILFPPNFMSTGVGEEARALMQQWFVRFRRLL
- a CDS encoding EscC/YscC/HrcC family type III secretion system outer membrane ring protein; this translates as MKWFVLLLFSCSLSFTSSAAMIPWQGSDFFMITKGMKLSSLLEAFGSNYGIPMVVDPSVDDIYSGRIESKTPDQILNYLSRSFNLAYYYDGSSLYVYKLSQIEQKIVSPQFMQASQISTYLRKMGIKPSRYCSFKKIPQMNALEVSGVPVCVERVTQLATNLDDKVLQQAQNKETIRVFPLRYASASDNVYKYRDQQVTVPGVVTVLQKMAQGHALPINEGKAKPTRSNVALPIFSADPRQNAVVVRGRQANMSLYHDLIVQLDKKQTQIQVSVEIIDVDAGDLNSLGIDWSASAKIGSGQVSFNTADSTAGGSFSTVVNDTNSFLIKLSALEQHSKAKVLSRPSVVTLNNVQAILDRNITFYTKVSGENVANLESVTTGSLLRVTPRLVSDNQGKKILLTLNIQDGRQVPQKTSNLPQVQNSEIATQATLKPGQSLLLGGFVQDEDTEVNRKIPLLGDIPFLSYAGFWCMEEKRSCGVIC
- a CDS encoding helix-turn-helix domain-containing protein; protein product: MKTIQFIFCKGPIQVVVRDKPHSFPQNSLVVTDDSAVISSASRDNWSSYVFYVGDFQQVYRALFDLLEPSTFFLPNVSEARDLPIDSEFIKVSQDLGNASRKTLLQFVYSYCLGMDRQYFSQLLHSLVDANKEFFDYLESNFLNPWSVSKYAEELGITVRKLNILFYEKFGISAKHWLIERRLEHGREMLLATKTKVSDIAMDCGFSNHAHFSDCFKKKYGYSPTHIRETTQAF
- the sctF gene encoding type III secretion system needle filament subunit SctF; the protein is MDLQQLTNQLATLSGQASQQIQSKMTAGDLQDPDKLLQAQFSVQQYSTFVNYESAIIKTIKDMLSGIIQKI
- a CDS encoding IS256 family transposase, which produces MTDNTVVSLNTPQDPLTELIRQGARDLISQAVEAELQQLLTQYQNTMVDGKQAIVRNGFLPERTLQTGVGDVEVQIPKVRDRSGNGVKFNSSLIPPYLKRTKNIATLLPLLYLKGISTGDMLPALESLLGKDAKGLSANSICRLKEQWHEEYEQWRKRDLGKRRYVYVWADGIYCHVRMDDKLCLLVIIGVDDTGRKEVLGVLDGHRESEASWTELIEQLRAQGLQLAPKLAIGDGALGFWKAVAKCWPQTGQQRCWVHKTANVLNKVPKSVQPRMKEALQDIWMAETRNEAYHAFSTFQKRFEAKYPKATDCLVKDKAEMLAFYDYPAEHWVHIRTTNPIESMFATVRLRTNKTKNCGNRKTTLMMAYKLMRSAETKWRRLRGFKLLADVVKDVRFIDGVKEMETHQQATA
- the sctJ gene encoding type III secretion system inner membrane ring lipoprotein SctJ translates to MKSVRVRWSLLLVVLLLVGCKENLYNNLPEEEANQMLALLMLNHIHATKQVDKNGEVTLEVDKQQFINAVEILRQHGFPRRKRVNINDVFPSGQLVTSPEQEKAKMNYLKEQQLEQMLSDMDGVIESSVSIAADKADDTGKQETAPSAAVLIKYSPEINISVYRDQIKSLIHDSIPGISYDNISIMMTPAAFRYRPKEPVQSKPSFAFGMNMDQVILYTGVGGAVFALAGICSLLFGRRSR
- a CDS encoding TyeA family type III secretion system gatekeeper subunit, with product MDNLLKTNSFSNSATFFSPSESSDVQGAKQHFPGTSIQESVQAALADIKQGALEEAMEEASLALGGKLRDLKLGKDKSRSEIDRNKEMLDKLIKQITQIDPAQLAQLAAKYPGASDAADPLMFLRQAGASNAEIALILGFLLASGGLSAKQRKRLEKAMQDILEESDALGIDLFTFLEFGPATSQVTTQLKRIYQKACDDDLELKELFNKLKGLPDRNRKLKALIRGLAFELSSQGEVAQGSKMASVIKDLRKLLLFFGLDRQCDQIALMISNQGTPLSGPQVLEELILMIDQAWLYSDWMDSRLSMLGFAESANRFAYLRNIQEMIKYMPDPCFSDEDQRVQILEVCTEVQGMYADME
- a CDS encoding DUF1039 domain-containing protein is translated as MSELSSDLTKLLVESAFAAVNNNLLKEAAALNEAIQTLELNSSLKQVCQAIIYLGMGQDSQALLAAKNSDMVEARAVESLVGQSMDLDTSTYDENEPAVQLMKLLSESERS
- the sctI gene encoding type III secretion system inner rod subunit SctI, with product MDVNTVQKLALSTEKVSQDMAEPHPDQVAMFNQMMNPATTPSAGETIVSSIQQQGVQIESAMQHLKVESMHQLTPERMLTTQLNIVQSVVMVELVAKTAGSAAQSINKLTSMQ
- the sctD gene encoding type III secretion system inner membrane ring subunit SctD: MFSKWKLLVLSGSLKGRELRLPEGEFTIGSKDSDLSVLLQNDVQSTLLVSSEEVLIKEDSTPLWYQGEKQVNPSPIPPSTVIDLAGFCFVLGVEEQSLSLEDIPKRQKQARKREARNWLAITLFTLTLLFASLLVYLGWLAYKAPKVPPFDPKAWLQSQTNLAEYRDLHLSWSDSGIVTVGGYCTDSKSYQSLLGKLTSFGMHYSNEAICQDDIIHNVYFVLQQNGYSHVVVHSGKEPGTIIIAGDIYADKLWEKVSRVIAQVKGLKSWEVKSEKDKGMGGLLDALKANHLLDELSLSRHGQTTTITGHLSAEKEKQLKQILANISQQDSSNRVIYQNIPVSQSMLSLFPASIRSFGGNAKKPYLILANGMRIEIGTQLPNGYQVTNLDPSGVELVKDGQILHIPLNI
- a CDS encoding HrpE/YscL family type III secretion apparatus protein, giving the protein MNPFNIPVRQFQVPTHEKQLVRREDLEKMERAQDILEQARSRANALVEQAQQELEQARCEISEMHQRAAQEAKQSATLLAEQAKEQAISKTVDWIVDEVSIEQVIAKQMSERIRSLVTVAIREYSATQDVSEILVRRLTKPIDEQLAKGNVTLKVHPNAMHSIRGTLGENDGLTVVADDGLSDKQARLETALVRVDIDLDQHLQLILDKLLCEPEALAVGEQ
- a CDS encoding EscE/YscE/SsaE family type III secretion system needle protein co-chaperone; amino-acid sequence: MATITELEDRLKADNHGQYKHELEALLELHILALSTRLKQGCEPDIYQRSQVQLDACLASKRVISTLWQRYHKASEQLFTAKS